In Micromonospora purpureochromogenes, a single window of DNA contains:
- a CDS encoding ABC transporter ATP-binding protein: MDVVLEADRLGKRYGRTWALRDCSLHLPAGRIAALVGPNGAGKSTLLHLAVGLLKPDAGAVRVFGRSPYGDTEGLADIGFVAQDTPLYRDFTAAELVTAGGKLNRRWDAELARKRLAQLGIPPDRPVGKLSGGQRAQVALALALAKQPRLLLLDEPVASLDPLARREFLQSLMGSVADAGTTVLLSSHLLADLERVCDYLIVLNAAQVQLAGSVDDLVAGHRQLVGPRHDDGPIGGVAEVVRASHTDRQSTLLVRTDGPVTDPAWTAREVGLEDVVLAYLADGAAQTSHSEWGVPA, encoded by the coding sequence ATGGACGTGGTCTTGGAAGCCGACCGGCTGGGCAAGCGGTACGGCAGAACCTGGGCGTTGCGGGACTGCTCGCTGCACCTGCCGGCCGGCCGGATCGCCGCACTGGTCGGGCCGAACGGTGCGGGCAAGAGCACGCTGCTGCACCTGGCCGTCGGGCTGCTCAAGCCCGACGCGGGCGCGGTACGGGTGTTCGGCAGGTCGCCGTACGGCGACACGGAGGGCCTGGCCGACATCGGGTTCGTCGCACAGGACACCCCGCTGTACCGGGACTTCACCGCCGCCGAACTGGTCACCGCGGGCGGCAAACTGAACCGGCGGTGGGACGCCGAGCTCGCCCGGAAGCGGCTGGCCCAGCTCGGCATACCGCCGGACCGACCGGTCGGCAAACTCTCCGGCGGGCAACGAGCCCAGGTGGCACTCGCCCTGGCGCTGGCCAAGCAACCCCGGCTGCTGCTGCTCGACGAGCCGGTGGCCAGCCTCGACCCGCTGGCCCGCCGGGAGTTCCTCCAGTCGCTGATGGGCAGCGTCGCGGACGCCGGCACCACCGTGCTGCTCTCCTCGCACCTGCTGGCCGACCTGGAACGGGTCTGCGACTACCTGATCGTGCTCAACGCCGCCCAGGTGCAGCTCGCCGGCTCGGTCGACGACCTGGTGGCCGGGCACCGGCAGCTGGTCGGCCCACGGCACGACGACGGCCCGATCGGCGGCGTCGCCGAGGTGGTCCGGGCCAGTCACACCGACCGGCAGTCCACGCTGCTGGTCCGCACCGACGGTCCGGTCACCGATCCCGCCTGGACGGCACGCGAGGTCGGCCTGGAGGACGTCGTCCTGGCCTACCTTGCCGACGGCGCCGCGCAGACCAGTCACAGCGAGTGGGGGGTGCCGGCATGA
- a CDS encoding ABC-2 transporter permease, giving the protein MIWLTWRQHRKQAFFTLLGFAALAALMVPIGLSMRHTFADLGLADCVRQLAGTDVAAATRETCDAGFRRFTNRYGSLNLVAVLLLTLPVLVGLFWGAPLVAREVEHGTHRFVWTQGVGRTRWALVKFGLVGGAVMVLAVCYGLGMSWWVEPLTQVAYEGRLGMIVFDLQGVVPIGYTLFAVALGIFAGTVWKRMLPAMGITLAGFIGVRAAVAVLARPHYQPARTLTFPIEGVTEAAMSRGDWILSQGIRNPDGTMMAEDTRIMCPPGGKGPEGRACGAELGLQPGAYNWQLYQPADRFWLFQGIETGIFVALAALLLYLAVRRVRRIA; this is encoded by the coding sequence ATGATCTGGCTGACCTGGCGGCAACACCGCAAGCAGGCGTTCTTCACCCTGCTGGGGTTCGCGGCGCTCGCCGCCCTGATGGTGCCGATCGGCCTGTCGATGCGGCACACCTTCGCCGACCTCGGGCTGGCGGACTGCGTACGCCAGCTCGCCGGCACCGACGTGGCGGCGGCGACCCGGGAGACCTGCGACGCGGGCTTCCGCCGCTTCACCAACCGGTACGGCAGCCTGAACCTGGTGGCCGTGCTGCTGCTCACCCTGCCGGTGCTGGTCGGCCTGTTCTGGGGCGCCCCGCTGGTCGCCCGCGAGGTGGAGCACGGCACGCACCGGTTCGTCTGGACCCAGGGCGTCGGCCGGACCCGGTGGGCGTTGGTGAAGTTCGGGCTGGTCGGCGGGGCCGTGATGGTCCTCGCGGTCTGCTACGGGCTGGGCATGTCGTGGTGGGTCGAACCGCTCACCCAGGTCGCGTACGAGGGCCGGCTAGGCATGATCGTCTTCGACCTGCAGGGCGTCGTCCCGATCGGATACACCCTCTTCGCCGTGGCGCTGGGCATCTTCGCCGGCACCGTGTGGAAACGGATGCTGCCCGCCATGGGCATCACGCTGGCCGGGTTCATCGGCGTACGGGCGGCGGTGGCGGTCCTGGCCCGCCCGCACTACCAGCCCGCCCGCACCCTCACCTTCCCGATCGAGGGGGTCACGGAGGCCGCCATGAGCCGCGGCGACTGGATCCTCAGCCAGGGCATCCGCAACCCCGACGGGACGATGATGGCCGAGGACACCCGGATCATGTGCCCGCCCGGCGGTAAGGGGCCGGAGGGTCGAGCCTGCGGTGCCGAGCTGGGCCTCCAGCCGGGCGCGTACAACTGGCAGCTCTACCAGCCGGCGGACAGGTTCTGGCTGTTCCAGGGCATCGAGACCGGCATCTTCGTCGCCCTCGCCGCACTCCTGCTCTACCTGGCCGTCCGCCGCGTCCGCCGCATCGCCTGA
- a CDS encoding septal ring lytic transglycosylase RlpA family protein gives MQRKHVLAAGVAVVAAAVVAVGTGFGFADTTPARQSACQGSVTFSAEGGAPAATSDRFPVGTRLRVTNLDNNRAATVTVTGPSGSCVLLNAAAMELVREPGKNVIRRNLVERLDGAAAQPGGAAQPGGQTRPGSAQPPAQPGGAPAASVCAGAITFSAEAGAPAATSGQFPVGTRLRVTNLDNSKVVTVTVTGPSGSCVLLNAAAMEAIREPGKNLVRRNTVELLR, from the coding sequence GTGCAGCGCAAGCATGTGTTGGCGGCAGGGGTGGCGGTGGTCGCCGCGGCGGTGGTGGCGGTCGGGACCGGGTTCGGCTTCGCCGACACCACCCCCGCCCGGCAGAGCGCCTGCCAGGGCTCGGTGACGTTCTCGGCCGAGGGCGGAGCGCCCGCCGCGACCAGCGACCGGTTCCCGGTGGGCACTCGGCTGCGGGTGACCAACCTGGACAACAACCGGGCGGCGACCGTGACGGTGACCGGCCCGTCCGGGAGCTGCGTGCTGCTCAACGCCGCCGCCATGGAGCTGGTCCGGGAACCGGGCAAGAACGTGATTCGGCGCAACCTGGTGGAGCGTCTGGACGGTGCCGCCGCGCAGCCCGGGGGAGCGGCCCAGCCGGGCGGTCAGACCCGGCCGGGCAGCGCGCAGCCGCCGGCGCAGCCGGGTGGCGCGCCCGCGGCGAGTGTCTGCGCCGGTGCGATCACCTTCTCCGCCGAGGCCGGGGCGCCCGCCGCGACCAGCGGCCAGTTCCCGGTCGGGACCCGGCTGCGGGTGACCAACCTGGACAACAGCAAGGTGGTGACGGTGACGGTGACCGGCCCGTCGGGCAGTTGCGTGCTGCTCAACGCCGCCGCGATGGAGGCGATCCGGGAGCCCGGCAAGAACCTGGTCCGCCGCAACACGGTCGAACTGCTCCGCTGA
- a CDS encoding SCO6745 family protein, giving the protein MEPMMVRRLWQLVEPVHALVYYAPELTEEAAALGLATDERWPGYFALRSAPLGAAGPELVTATYYSFSPRMVAEYVPAIWSVADPAKVLDARLSGVDRALRALLGDRVDSPELAEAAALARRAAEAADLAGRPLAAANADLPWPDAPHLALWQAATVLREHRGDGHVAALLTAGLDPTEALVSFAAVGAAPVEVFASRRWSAQEWAAARDRLAGRGLVDADGVATDAGRRLRDEVERRTDELAAAPWRALGPAVGRLAQLLAPVTGAVVASGMLPARSTLGIRRDAPAS; this is encoded by the coding sequence ATGGAACCCATGATGGTGCGGCGGTTGTGGCAGCTGGTCGAGCCCGTGCACGCGCTGGTCTACTACGCGCCGGAGCTGACCGAGGAGGCCGCGGCGCTCGGCCTGGCAACCGACGAGCGGTGGCCCGGCTACTTCGCCCTGCGCTCCGCCCCGCTGGGCGCCGCCGGCCCCGAACTGGTGACGGCCACCTACTACAGCTTCAGCCCCCGGATGGTCGCCGAGTACGTCCCGGCGATCTGGTCGGTCGCCGACCCGGCCAAGGTGCTCGACGCGCGCCTGTCCGGCGTGGACCGCGCGCTGCGTGCCCTGCTCGGCGACCGGGTCGACTCACCCGAGCTGGCCGAGGCGGCCGCACTGGCCCGGCGGGCCGCCGAGGCCGCCGACCTGGCCGGGCGTCCGCTGGCCGCCGCGAACGCCGACCTGCCCTGGCCGGACGCCCCGCACCTGGCGCTCTGGCAGGCCGCCACCGTCCTGCGCGAGCACCGCGGCGACGGGCACGTGGCCGCGCTGCTCACCGCCGGCCTCGACCCGACCGAGGCGCTGGTCTCCTTCGCCGCCGTGGGCGCCGCGCCGGTCGAGGTCTTCGCCAGTCGCCGCTGGTCGGCCCAGGAGTGGGCCGCCGCCCGGGACCGGCTCGCCGGCCGCGGCCTGGTGGACGCCGACGGCGTGGCCACCGACGCCGGGCGCCGGCTGCGCGACGAGGTGGAGCGGCGTACGGACGAGCTGGCCGCCGCCCCGTGGCGGGCCCTCGGCCCGGCCGTCGGGCGGCTCGCCCAACTCCTCGCGCCGGTCACCGGGGCGGTGGTCGCCAGCGGGATGCTCCCGGCGCGGAGCACGCTCGGAATCCGCCGGGACGCGCCCGCTTCGTGA
- a CDS encoding GAF domain-containing protein, which translates to MADPWLALEFGADPAERIAQVGAAHEAFLTAGDLPPRVRDVVAESWRRSVGALLDPEATAPVDLTDDALESYRAGHPLARVLPLFRDLLGGIADDGAHLMAVCDAGGRLLWVEGHPGVLRHAERMNFVPGARWDEAHAGTNAPGTALAVDHSVQIFATEHFVRPVQRWTCAAAPIHDPTGRLLGAIDITGGDHLATPQSLALVRATARAAEAFLASAAPAEPDVISVAALGRDEAELRVGGRRIRLGRRHSELLVLLLDHPEGRTGEQLGLDLYGDDRLHPVTLRAELSRLRRALGPELLDSRPYRLRGTVRADFRTVGELLERGDAAGALRAYPGPLLPASDAPGVARLRRLVDGQLRAAVLAAGDPALLAAWTATPAGADDLTAWQALARALPPGAPRRPLALARIGQLCAEYDLERATLLQRRGN; encoded by the coding sequence ATGGCCGACCCGTGGCTCGCCCTGGAATTCGGTGCCGATCCGGCCGAGCGGATCGCGCAGGTCGGTGCCGCCCACGAAGCGTTCCTCACCGCCGGTGACCTGCCGCCCCGGGTCCGCGACGTGGTCGCCGAGTCCTGGCGGCGGTCGGTCGGCGCCCTGCTCGACCCGGAGGCCACCGCCCCGGTCGACCTCACCGACGACGCGCTGGAGAGCTACCGCGCCGGCCACCCCCTCGCCCGGGTGCTGCCGCTCTTCCGCGACCTGCTCGGCGGCATCGCCGACGACGGCGCGCACCTGATGGCGGTCTGCGACGCGGGCGGGCGGCTGCTCTGGGTGGAGGGGCATCCGGGGGTGCTCCGGCACGCCGAACGGATGAACTTCGTCCCCGGCGCCCGCTGGGACGAGGCCCACGCGGGCACCAACGCCCCCGGCACCGCCCTCGCCGTCGACCACAGCGTGCAGATCTTCGCCACCGAACACTTCGTCCGCCCGGTGCAGCGCTGGACCTGCGCTGCGGCACCCATCCACGACCCCACCGGCCGGCTGCTCGGCGCCATCGACATCACCGGCGGCGACCACCTGGCCACCCCGCAGAGCCTCGCCCTGGTCCGGGCCACCGCGCGGGCCGCCGAGGCGTTCCTGGCCAGCGCCGCGCCGGCCGAACCCGACGTCATCTCGGTGGCCGCCCTCGGCCGGGACGAGGCCGAGCTGCGCGTCGGCGGGCGGCGGATCCGGCTCGGCCGCCGGCACAGCGAACTGCTGGTGCTGCTCCTCGACCACCCCGAGGGGCGCACCGGCGAACAGCTCGGCCTCGACCTCTACGGCGACGACCGGCTGCACCCGGTCACCCTGCGCGCCGAGCTGTCCCGGCTGCGCCGCGCGCTCGGCCCCGAACTGCTCGACTCCCGCCCGTACCGGCTGCGCGGCACCGTGCGCGCCGACTTCCGTACCGTCGGCGAGCTGCTGGAACGCGGCGACGCGGCGGGCGCGCTCCGGGCGTACCCGGGGCCGTTGCTGCCCGCCTCCGACGCGCCTGGAGTGGCCCGGCTGCGCCGGCTGGTCGACGGGCAGCTGCGCGCCGCCGTGCTGGCCGCCGGCGACCCGGCGCTGCTCGCGGCCTGGACCGCGACGCCCGCCGGCGCCGACGACCTCACCGCCTGGCAGGCCCTGGCGCGGGCGTTGCCGCCGGGCGCGCCGCGCCGGCCGCTCGCCCTGGCCCGCATCGGCCAGCTCTGCGCCGAGTACGACCTGGAGCGCGCAACGTTGCTGCAACGTCGCGGAAACTAG